The Vibrio echinoideorum genome includes a region encoding these proteins:
- a CDS encoding hotdog family protein: MTDIPSVDQLLPHDDPMILIDRAISVEALSIHCQVDIGAHNLFFNADTQTVPAYVGIEFMAQSVAAWSGYHAIKNGTTPPIGFLLGSRRYKSLCDQFYQGQTLDIYAEQLMQDSGMAVFTARVEDQGELVAQCQLNVYVPTEQKLQEMKTRSPS, from the coding sequence ATGACTGATATCCCTTCTGTAGACCAACTCCTCCCACATGATGACCCGATGATATTAATCGATCGTGCTATCAGCGTAGAGGCGTTATCGATTCACTGCCAAGTGGATATTGGAGCACATAACCTGTTCTTTAACGCAGACACTCAAACCGTACCCGCTTATGTTGGTATCGAGTTTATGGCGCAGTCGGTTGCCGCTTGGTCTGGATACCACGCGATAAAAAACGGCACCACTCCACCCATCGGGTTCTTACTGGGTTCTCGTCGTTACAAATCACTTTGTGACCAATTTTATCAAGGACAAACCCTTGATATCTACGCCGAGCAACTGATGCAAGACAGTGGCATGGCCGTGTTTACCGCCAGAGTCGAAGACCAAGGCGAATTGGTGGCTCAATGCCAACTTAATGTCTATGTGCCAACTGAACAAAAATTACAAGAAATGAAAACTAGGAGCCCATCATGA
- a CDS encoding 3-ketoacyl-ACP reductase FabG2, which produces MTRQVLVTGASKGIGKAIAIQLAKDGFEIAVHYMGDKQGAEDTLKSITELGGAGRLIQFDISNRSECRETLESDIAEHGAYYGVVNNAGITRDTAFPAMTEEEWDGVIHTNLDSFYNVLHPCVMPMVQKRKGGRIVTLASVSGIMGNRGQTNYAAAKAGVIGATKSLALELPKRKITVNCVAPGLIDTGMVDELVKDHALPQVPLRRMGEPEEVAGLVSYLMSDIAGYVTRQVISVNGGLV; this is translated from the coding sequence ATGACCCGTCAGGTTTTAGTCACTGGTGCCAGTAAAGGCATTGGTAAAGCGATCGCTATTCAACTCGCAAAAGACGGATTTGAAATCGCCGTTCATTACATGGGTGACAAGCAAGGTGCCGAAGATACCTTAAAGTCGATCACTGAATTGGGTGGCGCAGGACGTCTGATCCAATTCGATATCAGCAATCGCAGTGAATGCCGTGAAACGCTTGAATCAGATATAGCTGAACATGGCGCTTACTATGGTGTAGTAAATAACGCGGGCATTACTCGTGATACGGCCTTCCCTGCCATGACGGAAGAAGAGTGGGATGGCGTGATCCATACCAATCTCGACAGCTTCTACAACGTACTTCACCCGTGCGTAATGCCTATGGTTCAAAAGCGTAAAGGCGGTCGAATCGTCACTTTGGCGTCAGTATCAGGCATCATGGGCAACCGTGGCCAAACTAACTATGCCGCAGCAAAAGCGGGCGTAATTGGCGCAACTAAGTCTCTTGCTCTTGAGCTCCCAAAACGCAAGATCACGGTAAACTGTGTTGCTCCAGGCTTAATCGATACCGGTATGGTTGATGAGCTCGTGAAAGATCACGCTCTACCTCAAGTTCCACTGCGCCGCATGGGCGAGCCAGAAGAAGTGGCTGGCCTAGTCAGCTACCTAATGTCTGATATTGCAGGCTACGTCACTCGCCAAGTAATTTCAGTCAATGGAGGCTTAGTATGA